ATAAATCTGCTAACTCTGTGAGAGTTCTTAAAGTAAAACCCTTACACAAAAAGTGTTTTTTATCAAAAGTTTTAAATTTGTTACCACTCTAATCTTTTATTGCCATGATTTAAGCAGGAAGTCTTGAGAAAATGCTGGTCAAAATCTTCAGAAGTGTTAGTTGCTAATAATTGTTAGGAGTGGTAGACTATCTTTATGAAAATGCAGGATTGAATTCAAAGTATCATTACAGAGGTTTTTTCTTCCCTTGATGAAGTTTGGTACCTGTGCATGCAATTATAAAGaataatataatttatttctatttttagggTAATTCTGGCACACCAGGTTCCCTGGGAGATCCAGGTGACCAAGGGCCATCAGGACCTatggtaatttttttaaaataaattttttatttttaaaaaaatcaccctTAAATTGCTCTTAAAATTACTATTAGATTAGTGGAATATCTAATAGTGTTTCACATGGTAAACTATGTTTAATCAGCGTGGCAGTTGCACAGAGTTATGCCTTGCCTGTGGATGTGTGTGCACAGGAGCACCTGCTGCTGGAAATGAAATTGCAGCAATACACTGCTGGCCAGAATTTCTTCCACAGTATTTGGTGTTTTTTTCAGGCTGTGTGCATATCTAATTGAAAGAACAGAGAATACTGAAATGTAGAACTGAATAGGTCAGCTGAATGccaatgctcttttttttttttttttttaaagaaaagccaGGTAAAATGAAACTTGCAGTTGCAGGCACTTGTTTAAATCTTAATTTGACTATAACCTGTTTATCCATAATACAACCAGATGTCTTGATGTACTTTCCAGTGTCTATGTTCTGCATTTTAAGCAACAAAATGTTTTATTCTCTGTCTAAGCAGGTGAAAGGATTAAGGATTTCAATAGGATTTAGGACTAACCCTTTAAGTAGTTAGGAAAATCCCTGTATGTGTCTATCTTTATCCTGCGGCAATTCTGAAAATTAGCTCCCTAGTGACCAGGAACAATCCCTACTGTTAATGATTTTCTTGTTAAACTTTCTTAAGCTTACTCTTTCCATTTATATGTGGAACATTGTTGGTAATACTGTCTTTACCTGAATACCATGGATCACAGGATGTACATATCTTAGtaaacatttttttcccttctcattACACTGTATTGGTTAATGAATGTACCTGTCCCAATTTATTCTATGATGCTGGGCACAAGAATGGTTAAGAGTGCTAGCTGGAGCTCATtaccctctctgctgcttggccaCTCACAAAATTTACAGATAGATCTTGTGAGTtgatgagccacagctgtgggcTTTGCCAGTCCACGATCCAAGAAATCTTCAGAGGTATTTCAAGTTCAAGATCTCCTCTTCAGGTGAGAATAGAGCTTGGGCTGTGTGGGCTTGGTGGGGTTATTGCTATAGCAGTGCATCAGTGAAATGAGAAAGTGGGAACCCTGTAAGAGGTGGAAGAGGTAGGAAAGCAGGTAGAGGTACAGGTAGTAGACAGAGCCAGCCGAAACAGGCTTGTTTCACCCATCCTTGGTGGTTTGATTATCCATATGTGTCAAGTCTGCACAGTTCAGTCACCACCACTGACTTTCTATCAGTAGCATTCTTTAGGACCCAGACAATTCACAGTTAACTCTTGCTGAACAGTACCAAAGAACATGAACCTGCTGGGAAACATAAGAAGAAAAAAGCATGGAATGGCAGTGATGATGCTAGCAGCAAGACAGCAGAGGAGGTGAGGAAGGCAGCTCAGGCAGACGGAGGAATGAAAGGTTAACtaaaaggggaaagaacaaaTATGGGGACAGGGCTGTAATTTGGAGATGTAAGGAAGTATACCATTTTGGTAAACTGTAGTGTTATGGTAGAGAGAGGGTGAGGAAAAGAAGTTGGATGGGGAGTTCAAATTTTCCTGCTGTATCTCAGTGCAGCTCCATGGGAGTAAGGCAAATTTTTCAGTAGTCTTCTTATGCATCTGAAATGCACACATGATGAGTACTCAAGCTCCCTTGAAAATTAGTTATTCTACCTATATTTCATTCCTGTTATGAAGATTAAACAATACTTTTATTTCGAAAAAAAAATATGCTTGGAGTGCTGTTGTTTTTCCACAGCTCCCAAGGAGAAAGTTGCAGAGTAGGCAAAGGTGTCATGATATGTGTATGGTCTGCAGGATTTTTCAAGGTAGAACTGTGGGGATTGTAATGTGCAAGAGGAGAGAGAAAGCTTGTCACACACCAGATGTTGGAAAATATGTGAAGTGCAAATAACAGAACCATAGCACAGAAACTGCTGTTTATAAGGGAACCCAATTCTGAATTATACTGCTCCCCAAGAGCAACAAGTATTGAACATTTAAAAACCATTAAGGAAAATGGACTGAGAAATAAATCTGACAAGTAGCCTGCAGTTCTGGGCAGGTCAACGGAAATCTGTGCAGGGAACTGCTGTCTCCTCTCAAATTCATAAATGATTGCTGGGAAACACTGTTTGCCTGCATTTTCTTTGGGCTACAGAGTAATACATGGGAATACATCAGCAGGGTCTGATTTTTTTGGcttatgtttaatttttttcaggGTGCCAAGGGACCAGTGGGCACCATTTTAATGGAAGTAAGTAATCACCTTACAGCTAACTATACTGCATGGAATTATCTGGTTTAGTTTCTATTGATAatcactgacagcaatgagcacAGTTAGCTGTTATAAAATAGTATCTTTTCTATGTGCTTGTCAGAGTGCGCAGTGGGTTCCTCCATTCTGCAAGCAACCAAGGAATGAGAAACATTTATGCATGTGGATTAACACCATGCCCAAACTTTTACAAACTATTGGACAATTAATATTCATTTATCTGTTTCTTCACTCATATCAGTTTACACAATAGCTCATATTAGGGTTACTATTTCTCTTCTTGTAAGGGGAGGCATTTCTTCAGCTACAGTTATTTTCACTGGGAATTACAGTGCAGGATTTCTTCAGAACTCTAATCCCATGTAAAAGGAACACTTCTGATTAAAGGCTTCATTAATCCTTGCATGGATGACTACCTGCAGGCAGTACTACTGCAGGTGTGTTCTGTGTTCAGAGGACATCTCTCCTCCTTCATGGGCTTCTCACTTCCTATGCGAGTCGCTATTGGAATGCCCATTGTTTATGGAAGTGCCATTGACGGATGAGATCTTAGATCAGTTTACTACAAAATAAAGAATGGATGGCACTCATTCATAAAGAATTTAATGATTGTTTTAATGCTTCAGAACATCATTAAATGTCAACAGAGCATGTCTAAAAAAATGTGCCTAGTTTCTGCAGCAAGGGGAGAGAGTCCCTGTACTATCTGTTAAAAAGGGTCTGGACTCTGTGATTCTGGATTATTTGTAATGAAAGTTATTTTAGGAGCTAGGATACAACCTTCAGCTCAAAACAACAGTAAGATTCCCAGTCTGGGGTGGTCTGGGATTTGCcattaattcctttttttaaattttgaaccTGCAGCCTTGTGAACTTGTGAATTTTTCCCGAAAAAACTGCCGTAAGTGGGGAACATCTTCTTTTACCTCTGATTTCACCTAGTCACTCTTCCTGAATGGAACAGCCTTCATTGGAAACCCTATAAACTGGTAGTTTTTATCTGGGTTCAGTTTGACTGATAGTTGTTAATTGTAAGGGGGTTCAGCAGGTGTATGAAGCAGACTTATGCCTTTTGCTTATTTTTCCTatcaatttattacaaaaattcTAAAAAATATCTCTTCCTCATTAAAGATTAAACAAATCTTGGGCATTGTGCCAAAACCCTTTGGGGTGCTCTCTGAGAAAAGACAGTATTTGTGTATCAGCTGTCCCCCACATTAGGTGTGTTCATTCTCAGATATGTGTGCTCAGCAGAACCCAGgataattttttaaattcttaTCCAGTAAAACCGGACTATTTTGACTATTTGATTGTAAAAGAGGAATGTGGTCTTGCACTGACAGACTGTCAGTTGTCTGAACTTTGGCCAGGCTCTTCATTGAAAGCTAGTGAATAAGTCACTATTTTAATGCATATTAGTCCTAAATAATTTAATTGCTCTCCCTCTCTTCCTTCCAGCATGCTCATCAGGTAAGCCTGTCTGGTCTCTGAATATCCATTATTTTATAGAGTTGAAGAAGAAACTAACAATGTTTGAGTTGTGGAAAGGTTCTCATGTGACTTTTCTGCTCTGATATACAGACACATGCCCAGCTTATCCAACTGAAGTGGTTTTTGCCTTGGATATGTCTGATGATGTTACACCAGCTGCATTTGAAAGAATGAGGAACATTGTTATGTTATTGCTGAAGACCATTAAGATCAGTGAAAGCAATTGCCCAACAGGCGCTCGTGTCTCTGTTGTTTCTTTCAATACCAACATGCACTACCTCATCCGATTCTCTGAATTCCAAAAGAACAACTTGCTGCTACAAGCCATCCAGAGCATCCCACTAGAGAGATCCAGTGGAAAACGAAATATTGGGGCAGCCATGAGATTTGTTGCAAGAAATGTCTTCAAACGTGTTCGTCAGGGCATCCTCACAAGAAAAGTTGCCCTGTTTTTTGCCAATGGTCCATCACAGGATGATGTTGCCATCAGCACAGCTGTGCTTGAGTTGAGTGCCTTGGATATCACTCCAGTGGTTATTGCCTTCAGTGAGGTGCCAAATGTCAGACGTGCCTTCTCTGTAAGTAGAGCCTGTTGAAAACTGAGTCACTCACCCACTTGCTGAGTATCTGCTAGGGTTTGAGTGAATCTTGTTCTCCAGCCTAAGTCCAATCCCTTACTAGAAAGGGGTACATTAAAGGTTATAATTTTAACAAAGCAGCAGTGATTCACTCGACCATAGTGATCACCATCTGACCTTTTTCTGAACATGAATTTTTAATGTCTTGTACTTTTagagaaaatcagaaaatttcCATAATATTctgttaattttatttatttgcctATGCCTTTATATTTCTGAAGTTGTATCAAGTAATAAAAATTTAACTAACAAACTCTGTCCCTAGTTTCTAGAAAAATTAGTAGAAGGCTTCAAGCATGCCTTCtgttttttcaaaagaaaattaaattagcaAAGCCCCTCTTGATATCTTTATTGCCATTTGTACCGGAGAAAATTAtgaaattttgtttttaaatatgaTTCATCTAAAAGAtagtaaaaaaaattaacagtCCATTTTAAAAAGTACAAAAGGAAAGCAATTCTATATTTATTTAAAGTTTCATAATATAGATTGCATGTTCTCTATATTTTGAATTTGTTTTAATATCATCTGTGCTCAGTTTTAACTTTTTCAAAGTAAAATTCATTCCAGCTGCTGTTTCCTCAAAATTGTCCTTCTAAAAGGAAATATGTTTACTTTTACATGATAAAAAGTGCAAAAGTTAGAGTGTAAATTCTGATCTAGCAACATCTAAGTCAGTCCTTTATTATTTATGCTATATTTATTCTCATGCAGCCTCGTATTTATTAGTTGATTAATGTATTTTTCTGACTAAATGATAATTTAGCAGAATGAAAAATTTCTGCTGCCACATGAGAAGGAAACTTATGGTTTATTGCCTGGGTTGTTCCACAGGATAAACAAGAGCAAGAATCAGTATTTTCTTTACTTAGTATAAGCAGATTACAAATCTGAATGCATGTGATGACATCTGGTGACTTTACATAAATCTGTCTTCAGAGCAGAAGAGTTTAAAAGAGCTGCTTAGCAGGGGAAAGGCAAAAAATTCACTTCCTAGCAGTCCTTTAAGTTTACAGTGCTGGCAAGGCAACCAACCTCACCACCACCCCCAAGTAAATACAACTCCCCTTTTCCTTTCAGATGGACTTCTGCCCTTGCAGTTGAGAGGTGGTCTAATCTCTATGATCCTACAAGTCTGTAGCCACAGATACTTACTGGCTTTACTTTGCTTCAGGAGCTTCAGTTTAGAGACCACATGCAGCCATTGCTAATTCTAATTCCCTTGAAGGGTTCTATCTGTAACATTCTTTACAGATGTTAATTAATCAGAAATTAATTGTGTGGTGTATAACACACAAAGCCAAAGTTTAATGCAAAGAAGTAATTATTTCTTTGCTTACCATTATAACTTATTCATATATGTTCATTTCCTGTGATATTGtgatattttagagccattttTATTTTAGTCCACAAGGAAATGCTTTTCCATTGGATCACATCTGGATGGGGTTGGATGGTGGTCAGTGAAACTGTAGAATGTTGGAGCATCTTCAGGGCTCCTCAAGCATTTCTGTGGTCAAATCTTCCACTGTGAAAGATTGTCATTCTTCAGGTGATCCCAAGAAACACATAGGTCGCTCTCATATTAGTACTTTCCAATGCTAGAATTTTCCCTCCAAGAAATCATCTTCACTCTTTGTCCCAGAAAAAGCTGAGATATTCTGCCCTTTTCTCTGTAGAAAAATAGCAcactattaaaagaaaaaagaaaaaagtgataaTCCtccccaggagaaaaaaaaaagaaaaaagagagtcTTCATATATTTTATCTTTCTTCTTAATGTTGCTTTTGTGTCTGCTTTAAAACACAGATTGATGACACAAGATTTCAGTTATTTGTTTGGGAAAGACAACAAGATGAAAATTTGGAGGGCATCACATATTGTACACTGTGCTTTGGTAAGACATTTTGCAAATTGCATCTGTTGTATTGTCTATTTACCATTTCAATAACAAATTCTAtagctttttttggtttttttgcaatATGGTGGTGGGAATTTTTCTGGTACACCTTAAACACACCTGTGCttaaatatgaaagaaaaatattaatgaaGTGTGCACTGGTCAGAATCTGACTGCCATAAATGGTCCTACAAGGAGTTTGCAGAGATGTATTAAGAACAGTGTGCTTGGTTGCATGGAGCaactca
The sequence above is drawn from the Melospiza melodia melodia isolate bMelMel2 chromosome 1, bMelMel2.pri, whole genome shotgun sequence genome and encodes:
- the LOC134421606 gene encoding collagen alpha-4(VI) chain-like, which codes for MSDDVTPAAFERMRNIVMLLLKTIKISESNCPTGARVSVVSFNTNMHYLIRFSEFQKNNLLLQAIQSIPLERSSGKRNIGAAMRFVARNVFKRVRQGILTRKVALFFANGPSQDDVAISTAVLELSALDITPVVIAFSEVPNVRRAFSVSRAC